CACGACGCCGCCCAGCAGGGCGAACGGGCTGAACAGGCTCCAGAAGCCGCCGGTGAAGACGTGGAGGTGGTTGCTGCCCTCGGCCAGCGCGACCGGCATCCCGATGATGAAGTTGGCGAACCCGACCCCGAAGACCAGCGACACGATGAACGAGCCGATGCAGGCCATCCAGTCGAAGGCGTTGCGCCAGCGGGCGTCGGGGTGCTTGGCGCGGTACTCGAACGAGACGCCGCGGATGATCAGCCCGACCAGGATGAGGAACAGCGGCAGGTACAGCCCCGAGAACAGCGTGGCGTACCAGCCCGGGAAGGCCGCGAACATCGCGCCGCCGGCGGTCAGCAGCCACACCTCGTTGCCGTCCCACAGCGGGCCGATGGTGTTGACGATGACCCGGCGTTCCTTCTCGTTCTTGCCGAGGAAGGGCAGCAGCATGGCCACGCCGTAGTCGTAGCCCTCCAGCACGAGGAAGCCGATCCACAGGACGGCGATCAGGCAGTACCAGACCACCTGCAGGGTGGTGGGCTCAGTGGCGAGAAGCGTCAGCATGTCGTCTCACTCCCTCTCAGTAGGCGAAGGAGAGGACGTCGTCCTCACCCTTGATCTCGACGGGAGCCACCTCGGCCGGCAGGCCGGCCTTCGCGTAGCGGATCATCAGCCCCACCTCCACGACGGCCAGCGCCCCGTAGATGAGCGTGTAGAGCACCATCGTCGCGAACACCGAGCCGACGCCCACCCCGGGTGAGACCGCGGACGCCGTGGGCAGCACCCCGGCGACGATCCAGGGCTGGCGGCCCATCTCGGTGAAGATCCAGCCCGCGGAGTTGCCGAACAGCGGCCCCAGGACGACGGCCAGCATCAGGAAGGACCACAGCACCGAGTGTTTGGGCAGGCGATCCTTGCGGAGCGTGAACAGCGTCCAGGCGCCGATCGCGATGGCGATGAAGCCCAGCGTCATCATGATGCGGAACGTCCAGTAGGTGACCGGGATGTTGGGCGTGAAGTCGCTGATCCCGATCGTGGCGAGCTTGTCGGAGTAGGCCTGCTGCAGCGCGTTGTTCGGGTTGACCAGCGCGCCCTGGCGGTAGGACTCCTGCAGGTTGTTGATGCCCTCGATGCGCGCGTAGGGGTCGTTCTTGGCCAGGATGCCCAGGACGCCGGGCACGTGGATCTCGAAGATCGGACGCGAGCCGTCCAGGCTGCCGATGGTCAGCAGCGAGAACGGCGCCATCTCGCCGTCGCCGCCGGCGGTCTCGTACAGCGCCTCGGCCGCGGCCATCTTCATGGGCTGGACCTGGTACATGACCTTGCCCTGGAAGTCGCCGGACAGGATCACGGCGGCGCCGGAGGCGAGCAGCACCCAGGCGGCGAACTTGGTCGACCAGCGGAAGGCGGACACGTCGGCGTCCTCCTGCGCGGTGCGGTCGGCCTTGTTGAGCTTGGCCAGGTGCCAGCCCGAGATCGCCAGGACCAGGCCGCTGCCGGTCATGTAGGCGGCCGACAGCGTGTGGGGGAAGGTCGCCAGGAAGACCGGGTTGGTCAGCAGCGCCCCGAAATCGGTCATCTCGGCCCGGTCGGTGAACGGGTTGTAGGTGGCGCCGACCGGGTTCTGCATGAAGCTGTTGGCGGCGAGGATGAACACCGCCGAGACCGTGGCGCCGGCCGAGGCGAGCCAGATGGCGGCCAGGTGCAGCTTTTTGGGCAGCCGGTCCCAGCCGAAGATCCACAGGCCGAGGAACGTCGACTCGAGGAAGAAGGCCAGCAGGGCCTCCAGCGCGAGCGGCGCGCCGAAGATGTCACCCACGAAGCGGGAGTACTCCGACCAGTTCATGCCGAACTGGAACTCCTGCACGATGCCGGTGACGACACCCATGGCGAAGTTGATGAGGAAGAGCTTGCCGAAGAACTTGGTGAGACGGAGGTATTTGTCGGCTCCGGTCCGGACCCACATCGTCTGCATGACCGCCACCAGCAGCGACATCGCGATCGTGACCGGCACGAAGAAGTAGTGGTAGACGGTGGTGATACCGAACTGCCATCGTGCGATCGTTTCGGGACTCATGTGCGGGAGGGTACTACCCCTTGTCGTGGCCTCCAAGTCGAGTTGAGTAGCCGTTTTCTACTACTAAGTGTCGTAGCAAGGATGATGTGTGGATATCATGGGGCTATGCCGATCCTCGGAGACCTCGAACACGCGGTGATGAACGTGCTGTGGGCGCGTTCGGTGCCGACGCCCGTTCGCGACGTGCATGAGGCGCTCGCTCAGAGCCGGGAGATCGCCTACACGACGGTCATGACCGTGCTCGACCGACTCGCCAAGAAGGGCATCGTCACGCGCCACCTCGAAGGCCGCGCCTGGCTGTACCAGCCCGCGCGCAGCCGCCTCGACCTGTACGCCGACACCGTGAACGAGGCGCTCGCGACGCTGGAGCCCGAGGAGCGCCTGTACGTGCTGCGGGGCCTGTTGGCGCAGGAGTCCCCGGCCGACGCCTGAACGTTGCCGCTCGTCACGCCCCCGTTGCGGGGTAAAACCCCTAGTAGGTAAGCCTTTCCTTCGTTGCGCCCGCGCGCGTTCCGGCGCATCATCGGTGTTGTGAGGACCACCGAGATCCCCGACGAGCGGGCCGTCGTGCGCCCGCCGCACGCCGAAGAGGGCGGCGACTCCCACGCCGCGCTGCTGAACAAGCTGCGCGCCGCGGTGCTGGGCGCCAACGACGGCATCATCTCCACCGCCGGCCTCGTCATGGGCGTCGCCGGTGCCACGACGAACAGCGCGGCCCTGGCGACCGCCGGCATCGCCGGCCTGGTCGCCGGTGCGCTGTCCATGGCCGCCGGTGAGTACGTCTCGGTCTCCGCCCAGCGGGATTCGGAGCGCGCGCTGCTGGCCAAGGAGCGGCACGAGCTCGCCACCATGCCCGAGGAGGAACTCGACGAACTCGCCGGCCTGCTGCGCGAGCGCGGCCTCAGCGCCGACGTCGCGCATCGGGCCGCCGAGCAGATGATGGCGCACGACGCCCTGGGTGCCCACGCCGACCTGGAGCTCGGCATCGACCAGCACGACCTCGTCTCGCCGTGGGCCGCCGCCGTCTCGTCGCTGTTCTCGTTCGCGGTCGGCGCCCTCATCCCGCTGCTCGCGATGGTGCTGGCCCCGGCCGATGTGCGCGTCGGGGTCACCGTCGGCTCGGTGCTGGTGGCGCTGTTCCTGACCGGGTTTGCGTCGGCGCGTGTGGGCGGGGCGCCCCCGGCGCGCGCGATCGCCCGCAACATCGTGGGCGGCTTCCTGGCGATGGCCGTCACCTTCGGAATCGGCACGCTCGTGGGCACGCAACTCGGCTGACCCGCCGGGCCCCGCGTGTCAGGATGGGGGTGACCCACGAGGAGGGAACGATGAGCTTCGACGTCGACCACGTGCTCCGCGAGGCCACCACCGCGGAGCTTGCGGCCCTGGTGTGCGGCGACGGATTCTGGGAGACCGCGGGGATCCCGCGGCTCGGGGTGCCGAAGCTGTGGCTCTCCGACGGGCCGCATGGGCTGCGCGTCGACAAGGCGGGCGACCTCACGGACGCCGAGCCGGCCACCTGCTTCCCGACCGCCGTCGGTCTGGGGTCGTCCTGGAACCCGGCGCTGCTCAAGCGCGTCGGGGAGGCGCTCGGGCTCGAGGCGAACGCCCTGGGCGTCGACGTGATCCTGGGGCCGGGCATGAACATCAAGCGTTCGCCGTTGTGCGGGCGCAACTTCGAATACTTCAGCGAGGACCCGCACGTGTCCGGGACGCTCGCCTCGGCGATGGTCTACGGCATGCAGAGCGTCGGCGTGGGCGGCTGCGTCAAGCACTTCGCCGCCAACAACCAGGAGACCGACCGGATGCGCGTGGACGCCGTGGTCTCGCAGCGCGCGCTCCGCGAGATCTACCTGGCCGGCTTCGAGCGGGCGCTCGCGGCGTCCCAGCCCTGGATGGTGATGTGCGCCTACAACCGGCTCAACGGGACGCTGGTGTCGCAGGACCCGTGGCTGCTCACCGACGTGCTGCGCGGCGACTGGGACTACCGCGGCGCCGTCGTGAGCGACTGGGGGCCGTGTACGACCGGATCGCGGCGCTCATCGCCGGGCTCGACCTGGAGATGCCGCACGCGCCGGGCAACTCGGACGCCGCGATCGCCGAGGCTGTCGAGTCGGGGCAGCTCAGCCGCGAGCTGCTCGAGCTCGCCGCCGAGCGGATCCTCGTCCTCACGCACCGGGCGGTCACGGCGGTGCGCCCCGCCGGCAAGCTCGGCCATCACGACCTGGCGCGCGAGGCGGCCGTCGAGTCGACCGTGCTGCTCAGCAACGACGGCGTCCTGCCGCTGGCGGACGGGGTGCGGGTGGCGCTCGTCGGCGAGTTCGCCCGGACGCCGCGCTACCAGGGCAGCGGGTCGTCCAAGGTGCACCCGATCCAGCTCGACCGGCTCGTCGACACCCTCGCCGAGCGGCGCGAGGTCACCTTCGCGCCCGGGTTCGCGCTCGACGGTGAGCTCGACGACGACCTGATCGACGAGGCGGTGGCCGCGGCCGAGGCGTCCGATGTGGTGGTGGCGTGCCTGGGGCTGCCCGAACCCGAGGAGACCGAGGGCGCCGACCGCACCCACCTGCGGCTGCCGGACAACCAGCTCGCGCTGCTCGCCGCGCTGGCCGAGGTCGGACGGCCCGTCGTGGTCGTGCTGTCGAACGGCTCCGCGGTCGAGGTGGCCGCCTGGCTCGACCAGTGCAACGCCCTGGTGGAGGGTTGGCTGGGCGGGGAGGCCGGCGCGCTCGCGCTGGCCCAGGTGCTGACGGGCGAGGCGGAACCGTCCGGACGCCTCACCGAGACGCTCGGCCTGCGGCTGGCGGACTACCCCAGCGCGCTGATGTTCCCCGGCGAGACCGGCCGGGTGCTGTACGGCGAGGACGTCTTCGTCGGGTACCGCGGCTTCGACGCCCTCGACCGCGAGGTGGCGTTCCCGTTCGGGCACGGCCTGGGTTACACCACGTTCAGCTACGACAAGCTCGCGGTGAAGGCCGTCGGGACCGTCGCGAGCCGCGACCTGCGCGTCGCCGTGCACGTCACGGTGACCAACACCGGCGGGCGGGCCGGCGCCGACGTCGTCCAGGTGTACGTCCGCAACGCGCCCGCGTCCGTGCCGCGACCCGTCCGCGAACTGCGGGGATACGCCAAGGTCTGGCTCGAGCCGGGGAGAGCCGCACCGTCACGATCGCCCTGGACGACCGGGCGTTCGCGTTCTGGTCCACCGAGCACGACCGCTGGGTCGTGGAGAGCGGCGACTACGCCATCGAGGCCGGTCCGAACAGCCGCGACCTGCCGCTGGCCGGGGGCATCCACCTGGACGTGCCCGCGCTGCGGACCCGGCTGCACGACGAGTCCACCATCGACGAGTGGCTGGCCGACACCGAGGCCGCCGAGGCGCTGCAGGCCCGCGTCCTGGAACGCGGCGGCGAGCGCTTCGAGATCCCGCCGGGCCTGCTCGCCGTGGTGGGCGGCCAGCCGCTGCGCCGGTTCGTCCAGTTCCCGGGGAGCGGGATCACCGTGGAGGACGTGGACGCGATCCTGGCGCGCTACGGACGCTGAGGGCCCGGCACGAGCGGTCCGAGCCCCCGGCGCGGAGTGCGCCGAGGGCTCGGAGGGGACGCCGCGGGCCGGATGCTGTGAGCGGCTCGCGGACCCGCGTCAGTTGCGGGGGCCGTCGCCGCCCAGGTACTCCTCGTGGGTGATCGCGGTCGGCGTGTGCCGGACGGTCTTGTTCACCACAAAGGTCAGCACGCCCAGGACGGCGCCGATCGCGAGCAGGATCAGGGCGATGGTGAACTGCTCCATCGGGCGTCCCGTCCACGGGCCCACCAGGTAGAACGTGCACAGCCCCGCCACGATGGGGATCCACGTCGGCGCGGTGAAGTGCTGGTGGTCGACCTTGTCCTTGCGCAGCACCAGCACCGCCACGTTGGTGATGGTGAACACGCCGAGCAGCAGCAGCGCGGTCGTTCCGCCCAGCTGGGACACCTGACCCACGAACGTGATCAGCACCGCGGCCAGCGCGGAGGTGAACAGGATCGCGAACCACGGCGTCCGGCGGGCCGACAGCACCTTGCCGAACACCGGCGGGAGGATGCCCTGCTTGGA
Above is a window of Propioniciclava coleopterorum DNA encoding:
- the cydB gene encoding cytochrome d ubiquinol oxidase subunit II; its protein translation is MLTLLATEPTTLQVVWYCLIAVLWIGFLVLEGYDYGVAMLLPFLGKNEKERRVIVNTIGPLWDGNEVWLLTAGGAMFAAFPGWYATLFSGLYLPLFLILVGLIIRGVSFEYRAKHPDARWRNAFDWMACIGSFIVSLVFGVGFANFIIGMPVALAEGSNHLHVFTGGFWSLFSPFALLGGVVMVALFLFHGANFITLKTRDTVHERAKAFAQKEGLAAIVLGAAYLIWANVAFGIGALGWALAAVAAVALVAAWVAIRADRDGWAFASTTVTILLVAVWIFIRMWPNLGFINSGTGIPLDRVTAASTELTLSIMTGAAVVFVPIVLAYQGWSVWVFRKRISTKNIPDDVATIPVSASA
- a CDS encoding cytochrome ubiquinol oxidase subunit I: MSPETIARWQFGITTVYHYFFVPVTIAMSLLVAVMQTMWVRTGADKYLRLTKFFGKLFLINFAMGVVTGIVQEFQFGMNWSEYSRFVGDIFGAPLALEALLAFFLESTFLGLWIFGWDRLPKKLHLAAIWLASAGATVSAVFILAANSFMQNPVGATYNPFTDRAEMTDFGALLTNPVFLATFPHTLSAAYMTGSGLVLAISGWHLAKLNKADRTAQEDADVSAFRWSTKFAAWVLLASGAAVILSGDFQGKVMYQVQPMKMAAAEALYETAGGDGEMAPFSLLTIGSLDGSRPIFEIHVPGVLGILAKNDPYARIEGINNLQESYRQGALVNPNNALQQAYSDKLATIGISDFTPNIPVTYWTFRIMMTLGFIAIAIGAWTLFTLRKDRLPKHSVLWSFLMLAVVLGPLFGNSAGWIFTEMGRQPWIVAGVLPTASAVSPGVGVGSVFATMVLYTLIYGALAVVEVGLMIRYAKAGLPAEVAPVEIKGEDDVLSFAY
- a CDS encoding BlaI/MecI/CopY family transcriptional regulator gives rise to the protein MPILGDLEHAVMNVLWARSVPTPVRDVHEALAQSREIAYTTVMTVLDRLAKKGIVTRHLEGRAWLYQPARSRLDLYADTVNEALATLEPEERLYVLRGLLAQESPADA
- a CDS encoding VIT1/CCC1 transporter family protein translates to MRTTEIPDERAVVRPPHAEEGGDSHAALLNKLRAAVLGANDGIISTAGLVMGVAGATTNSAALATAGIAGLVAGALSMAAGEYVSVSAQRDSERALLAKERHELATMPEEELDELAGLLRERGLSADVAHRAAEQMMAHDALGAHADLELGIDQHDLVSPWAAAVSSLFSFAVGALIPLLAMVLAPADVRVGVTVGSVLVALFLTGFASARVGGAPPARAIARNIVGGFLAMAVTFGIGTLVGTQLG